A genomic segment from Tistrella bauzanensis encodes:
- a CDS encoding MarR family winged helix-turn-helix transcriptional regulator — MRQSYLETIRLIERLHRRFLDVIKAELDRLGINDINNVQALILSNIGEEQLTIGELTVRGYYLGSNVSYNVKKLVENDYLEQERSPHDKRAMRIRLTRKGRELCDRVSELYERNCAALEKGVMEEVALAEVNESLRTLERVWSDYINYGRF, encoded by the coding sequence GTGCGACAGTCGTATTTGGAGACCATTCGTCTGATCGAGCGGCTGCATCGCCGCTTTCTGGACGTGATCAAGGCCGAGCTGGACCGCCTTGGTATCAACGATATCAATAACGTCCAGGCCTTGATCCTGTCGAATATCGGCGAGGAACAGCTCACCATCGGCGAGCTGACTGTGCGCGGCTATTATCTGGGCTCGAACGTTTCCTATAACGTGAAGAAGCTGGTCGAGAACGACTATCTCGAACAGGAACGGTCTCCGCATGACAAGCGCGCCATGCGCATCCGCCTGACCCGTAAGGGCCGTGAGCTGTGCGACCGGGTGAGCGAGCTGTATGAGCGCAACTGCGCCGCGCTGGAAAAGGGCGTGATGGAGGAGGTCGCCCTGGCCGAGGTGAACGAGAGCCTGCGGACCCTGGAGCGGGTCTGGTCGGATTACATCAATTACGGCCGGTTCTGA
- the rnk gene encoding nucleoside diphosphate kinase regulator, whose translation MTETAFAVVDLPEIATPPPVFVGETDFDRLSALADMAAVEPGTAAAFLAAELDRATVVADDELPADVVAMHRQLRYRAEDGADQQAILVFPRQADIASNRVSVLTPVGAALLGLRAGASIAWRDRTGRVRHLTVTGVGN comes from the coding sequence ATGACCGAGACCGCCTTTGCCGTCGTCGATCTTCCCGAAATCGCCACGCCGCCGCCGGTGTTCGTGGGCGAGACCGATTTCGACCGCCTGAGCGCGCTGGCCGACATGGCCGCCGTGGAGCCGGGTACCGCCGCCGCTTTCCTCGCCGCCGAGCTCGACCGCGCAACCGTGGTCGCCGACGACGAACTACCCGCCGATGTGGTGGCCATGCACCGCCAGCTTCGCTATCGTGCCGAAGATGGTGCCGATCAGCAGGCCATTCTCGTCTTCCCGCGTCAGGCCGATATCGCCAGCAACCGGGTGTCGGTTCTGACCCCGGTGGGGGCGGCTTTGCTCGGCCTGCGGGCCGGCGCCTCAATCGCCTGGCGTGACCGCACCGGCCGTGTGCGGCATCTGACCGTGACCGGCGTCGGCAACTGA
- a CDS encoding 2-keto-4-pentenoate hydratase — MTIPSRLSASLTVALVALAPFTALAQQQVQNPAAPPAVRLPVVPPATAPQMPQAPVVPGAAGTEQAAAGQPAGSIRVLPSLPPKVAEEADRLGRGYLARVQPKAPSVDLTLAEGYAARERFLATAMPSRPAQIGWKVMLTARTSQEMFGTREPIAGRIFAGQISETGADIARDIGARASIEVDLAVTVKDAGIMQATNPIEAAAHIASIAGYLDVPDLLLAAGEPLTAGTLAMINAGVRAGVIGKPVAMQTSPDFVAALSNLTVRTTDGHNGAIVESRTSAILGHPLNAVVWLVGHLKARGESLKPGDVIALGSLSRPLPLKEGQTVRAAYTGLPGNGSFDVQLSVR, encoded by the coding sequence ATGACGATCCCGTCCCGCCTTTCCGCCTCTCTGACCGTGGCGCTGGTGGCGCTTGCCCCGTTCACGGCCCTGGCCCAGCAGCAGGTGCAGAACCCGGCGGCACCACCGGCCGTGCGTCTGCCGGTGGTGCCGCCGGCAACGGCGCCGCAGATGCCGCAGGCCCCGGTGGTTCCGGGGGCGGCCGGCACGGAGCAAGCCGCCGCGGGCCAGCCGGCCGGCAGCATCAGAGTGCTGCCCAGCCTGCCGCCCAAGGTGGCGGAAGAAGCCGACCGCCTCGGCCGCGGCTATCTGGCGCGCGTGCAGCCCAAGGCGCCGTCGGTCGACCTGACGCTGGCCGAAGGCTATGCCGCGCGTGAACGCTTTCTGGCCACGGCCATGCCGTCGCGGCCCGCGCAGATCGGCTGGAAAGTGATGCTGACCGCCCGCACCTCGCAGGAGATGTTCGGCACCCGCGAGCCGATCGCCGGCCGGATCTTCGCCGGCCAGATCAGCGAGACCGGGGCCGACATCGCGCGCGACATCGGCGCCCGCGCCTCGATCGAGGTGGATCTGGCGGTGACGGTGAAGGATGCCGGCATCATGCAGGCCACCAATCCGATCGAAGCCGCGGCCCATATCGCCAGCATCGCGGGCTATCTGGACGTGCCCGACCTGCTGCTGGCGGCGGGGGAGCCGCTGACCGCCGGCACGCTCGCCATGATCAATGCCGGCGTGCGCGCGGGCGTGATCGGCAAGCCGGTGGCCATGCAGACCTCGCCCGACTTCGTGGCCGCGCTGTCGAACCTGACGGTGCGCACCACCGACGGCCATAACGGCGCCATCGTCGAAAGCCGGACCTCAGCCATCCTGGGCCACCCGCTGAACGCGGTGGTCTGGCTGGTCGGGCATCTGAAGGCGCGCGGGGAAAGCCTGAAGCCGGGTGACGTCATCGCCCTCGGCTCGCTCAGCCGTCCGCTGCCGCTGAAGGAAGGCCAGACCGTGCGCGCGGCCTATACCGGCCTGCCGGGCAATGGCAGCTTCGACGTTCAGCTCAGCGTCCGCTGA
- a CDS encoding alpha/beta fold hydrolase, which produces MTTEFYDQSFTRRRITVDDGTTINLVSGGKGPPLLLLHGYPESHVMWHRVAPLLAPHFELVIPDLRGYGDSDKPAGDEAHARYSKRRMALDMAQVMTALGHERFSVAGHDRGARVTHRLLRDHEARVVRASVMDIVPTLDIYEATDRTIATSYFHWFFLIQDDGLPERLIAGDPGYLLDWALNRLCVDPAAIGADEREEYKRWFVLPETIHATCEDYRAGATIDLDHDRADRDHRLSVPLLVLWGAHRLVGKRFDPLAIWRQYATAVEGEAIDCGHFLPEEAPEAVAARMITFFGAA; this is translated from the coding sequence ATGACGACAGAGTTTTATGATCAGAGCTTTACCCGCCGCCGCATCACGGTCGATGACGGTACGACGATCAATCTCGTGTCCGGCGGCAAGGGGCCTCCCCTGCTGCTGCTGCATGGCTATCCGGAAAGCCATGTGATGTGGCACCGGGTGGCGCCGCTGCTGGCGCCGCATTTCGAGTTGGTGATCCCGGACCTGCGCGGCTATGGCGACAGCGACAAACCGGCGGGTGACGAGGCCCATGCCCGCTATTCCAAGCGCCGCATGGCCCTGGACATGGCCCAGGTGATGACGGCGCTCGGCCATGAGCGGTTCAGCGTCGCCGGGCATGATCGCGGCGCGCGCGTCACCCATCGCCTGTTGCGGGATCATGAAGCGCGGGTGGTGCGGGCCTCGGTGATGGATATCGTACCCACACTGGACATCTATGAGGCGACCGACCGCACCATCGCCACCAGTTATTTCCACTGGTTCTTTCTGATCCAGGATGACGGGCTGCCCGAGCGGCTGATCGCCGGCGACCCAGGCTATCTGCTGGACTGGGCATTGAACCGGCTGTGTGTGGATCCTGCGGCGATCGGCGCCGATGAGCGGGAAGAGTACAAGCGCTGGTTCGTGTTGCCCGAAACAATTCACGCCACCTGTGAAGACTATCGTGCCGGCGCCACCATCGACCTGGACCATGACCGCGCCGATCGCGACCATCGCCTTTCGGTGCCGTTGCTGGTGCTGTGGGGCGCGCACCGGCTGGTGGGCAAACGGTTCGACCCGCTGGCGATCTGGCGGCAATATGCCACCGCGGTCGAGGGTGAGGCGATCGATTGCGGCCATTTCCTGCCCGAAGAGGCGCCGGAGGCCGTGGCGGCGCGGATGATCACCTTCTTCGGGGCTGCCTGA
- a CDS encoding DUF502 domain-containing protein, which translates to MTARDPGRHRRNDPAAPDDHRPAGGGRLRRYFLAGIVVTAPIAITLYVAWWFIAFVDDLVLRVVPPAYHPDQYLPFSIPGAGLVVVLVAITLIGAFAAGLVGREFVKLGEGIVARMPVLRSIYAALKQIFETILTQGSQSFREVVLIEYPRRGLWSLAFITGNTGGEVQRLTKARMVNVFVPTTPNPTSGFLLFVPDTELVRLSMTVEEGVKLVISGGLITPPDVADPESGQADTASRRPAALTAPPMPAAGEPGDARDDDATDTDAEATARNKA; encoded by the coding sequence ATGACAGCCCGCGACCCCGGACGGCATCGCCGCAACGATCCTGCAGCGCCGGACGATCACCGTCCTGCAGGCGGCGGCCGCCTGCGCCGCTATTTCCTGGCCGGTATCGTGGTGACGGCCCCGATCGCGATCACGCTGTATGTGGCGTGGTGGTTCATCGCCTTTGTCGACGATCTGGTGCTGCGCGTCGTGCCGCCGGCCTATCACCCCGACCAGTATCTGCCGTTCAGCATTCCCGGCGCCGGACTGGTGGTGGTTCTGGTGGCGATCACGCTGATCGGCGCGTTTGCAGCCGGCCTGGTCGGGCGCGAGTTCGTCAAGCTGGGCGAGGGCATCGTTGCCCGGATGCCGGTGCTGCGCAGCATATATGCCGCGCTGAAGCAGATCTTCGAGACCATTCTGACCCAGGGGTCGCAGTCGTTCCGCGAAGTGGTGCTGATCGAATATCCACGACGCGGCCTGTGGTCGCTGGCCTTCATCACAGGTAACACCGGCGGCGAGGTCCAGCGGTTGACCAAGGCGCGGATGGTCAACGTCTTCGTCCCGACCACGCCCAACCCCACCTCGGGCTTTCTGCTGTTCGTGCCCGATACTGAACTGGTGCGGTTGTCGATGACGGTGGAAGAGGGGGTGAAGCTGGTGATCTCAGGCGGGTTGATCACGCCGCCGGATGTGGCCGACCCTGAGAGCGGGCAGGCCGACACGGCATCGAGGCGGCCGGCCGCCTTGACGGCGCCCCCCATGCCGGCAGCCGGCGAGCCCGGCGATGCCCGCGACGACGACGCCACGGACACGGATGCCGAGGCGACCGCTCGAAACAAGGCTTGA
- the speE gene encoding polyamine aminopropyltransferase: protein MERITAAAESELWFTERMAGTGFQYSLQVAEVLHAEVTPFQRLEVFRTTGFGTAMVLDGFVNVSDKDEFFYHEVMAHPALFIHARPRRVLIIGGGDCGVLREVLRHGDIDHVDMVEIDERVVRVAERFFPALTASNGDPRAAIRFEDGVAWVRDAADASYDVIIVDSTDPVGPAEGLFGATFYADCHRILTDGGLVVVQSESPLFHQGRLAEIHRCLRGAGFADSHPMTYPTVIYGGGTWSSSIARKGRRLGDGVRWDDIDNRPFTTRYYDRGIHTGLMSLPGYLAPVLSGL from the coding sequence ATGGAACGCATCACGGCGGCCGCGGAAAGTGAACTCTGGTTCACTGAGCGCATGGCCGGTACCGGCTTTCAGTACAGCCTTCAGGTGGCAGAGGTTCTGCATGCCGAGGTGACCCCCTTCCAGCGCCTGGAAGTGTTCCGCACCACCGGTTTCGGCACCGCGATGGTGCTGGACGGCTTCGTGAACGTGTCGGACAAGGACGAGTTCTTCTATCACGAGGTCATGGCGCACCCGGCCCTGTTCATCCATGCCCGCCCCCGGCGGGTGCTGATCATCGGCGGCGGCGATTGCGGTGTGCTGCGCGAGGTGCTGCGGCATGGCGACATCGACCATGTCGACATGGTCGAGATCGATGAACGGGTGGTCCGGGTGGCCGAGCGCTTCTTTCCGGCGCTCACAGCCTCGAACGGCGACCCACGCGCCGCGATCCGCTTCGAGGACGGGGTCGCCTGGGTGCGCGATGCGGCTGATGCCAGCTATGACGTGATCATCGTCGACAGCACCGATCCGGTCGGGCCGGCCGAAGGCCTGTTCGGCGCCACCTTCTATGCCGATTGCCACCGCATCCTGACCGATGGCGGCCTGGTGGTCGTGCAGAGCGAATCGCCCCTGTTCCATCAGGGCCGGCTGGCTGAGATCCACCGCTGTCTGCGCGGGGCCGGCTTCGCCGACAGCCATCCCATGACCTATCCGACCGTCATCTATGGTGGCGGCACCTGGTCCAGCTCCATCGCCCGCAAGGGCCGGCGGCTGGGCGATGGCGTGCGGTGGGACGATATCGACAATCGCCCCTTCACCACGCGCTATTATGACCGGGGCATCCATACCGGGCTCATGTCCCTGCCCGGCTATCTGGCTCCGGTGCTGTCCGGCCTCTGA
- the speD gene encoding adenosylmethionine decarboxylase: MKALGHQIIAEFYDCDGDLLADVDYVTDVMLEAAKRAKATIVTHTFHHFSPLGVSGAIIIAESHLAIHTWPEYGYAAVDLFTCGDSLHTEHAFDYLRVALKSGTFSSMSLERGHQAMLAGRRTQTPLDRKVVNG, translated from the coding sequence GTGAAGGCTCTCGGACATCAGATCATCGCTGAATTCTACGATTGTGACGGCGATCTTCTGGCAGATGTCGACTATGTGACGGATGTGATGCTGGAGGCGGCCAAGCGCGCCAAGGCAACCATCGTCACCCATACCTTCCATCACTTCTCGCCGCTGGGTGTCAGCGGCGCGATCATCATCGCCGAAAGCCATCTGGCCATCCATACCTGGCCCGAATATGGCTATGCGGCGGTCGACCTGTTCACATGCGGCGACAGCCTGCATACGGAACACGCATTCGACTATCTGCGCGTGGCCCTGAAGTCCGGCACCTTCTCCAGCATGTCGCTGGAGCGCGGACATCAGGCGATGCTGGCTGGCCGCCGCACGCAAACGCCCCTCGACCGGAAGGTCGTGAACGGCTGA
- the recG gene encoding ATP-dependent DNA helicase RecG has translation MRPEPLFPLFAEATTLPGIGPRVLKLVARAAHGDRVIDVLWTLPIALVDRRHAPPAAQAAAGRIATFDLAILEHQPAERPRQPHRVRAADPDGTPVTLVFFHGRAEDWRRLMPEGERRIVSGKVERYGGEVQMPHPDHIVPPARRAEIETVEPVYPGADGLSPKLLRRAARAVLDRLPSLPEWIDRGVLKRERWPDWQTALRQAHAPVDADDLSPLTPARRRLAYDELFANQLAIALVRNRQRRSAGRSLAGTGRLTGPVEAALPFRLTTDQRQVLSEIAGDMAGPLRMLRLLQGDVGSGKTVVALLAMAIAVEAGGQAALMAPTDVLARQHMETLTRLGAPAGLRFGLLTGRERAKARREVLAALEAGEIDILVGTHALFQDEVAFRDLALAVIDEQHRFGVHQRLQLSSKGRGVDTLVMTATPIPRTLALTTYGDMDVSRILSKPAGRKPIKTRVLPIDRMDDVIDGVIRTIAGGHKVYWVCPLVDQSEKADLSAATARAEELTERLGPRVGLIHGQMKGPDKDAAIARFRSTTADDRTDVLVATTVIEVGVDVPDATVIIIEHAERFGLAQLHQLRGRVGRGDDQASCLLLYASPLGEIARKRLEVMRATEDGFVIAEEDLRLRGGGDALGTKQSGEPEMRLADLDIHSDLIEIAQAQARLEIERTPELDGPRGQALRVLLYLFERDQAVRYLRSG, from the coding sequence ATGCGCCCCGAACCCCTGTTTCCCCTGTTCGCCGAAGCCACCACCCTGCCCGGCATCGGTCCGCGCGTGCTGAAGCTGGTGGCGCGCGCCGCCCACGGCGACCGGGTGATCGACGTGTTGTGGACCCTGCCGATCGCGCTGGTCGACCGGCGCCACGCGCCGCCGGCGGCCCAGGCCGCGGCCGGCCGCATCGCCACCTTCGATCTGGCCATCCTTGAACACCAGCCGGCCGAACGGCCGCGCCAGCCGCATCGTGTGCGCGCGGCCGATCCGGACGGCACCCCGGTGACCCTGGTGTTCTTTCACGGCCGCGCCGAGGACTGGCGCCGGCTGATGCCGGAAGGCGAACGCCGGATCGTCAGCGGCAAGGTCGAACGCTATGGCGGCGAGGTGCAGATGCCGCATCCCGATCACATCGTCCCGCCGGCCCGCCGGGCCGAGATCGAGACGGTTGAGCCGGTCTATCCAGGTGCCGACGGGCTGTCGCCAAAGCTGCTGCGCCGGGCGGCACGCGCGGTGCTGGACCGGCTGCCCAGCTTACCCGAATGGATCGACCGCGGCGTGCTGAAGCGCGAGCGCTGGCCAGACTGGCAGACCGCGCTGCGCCAGGCTCATGCGCCGGTCGATGCCGATGACCTGTCGCCGCTGACACCGGCACGCCGCAGGCTGGCCTATGACGAACTGTTCGCGAACCAGTTGGCGATCGCGCTGGTGCGCAACCGGCAGCGGCGGTCCGCCGGGCGCAGTCTGGCCGGCACCGGCCGGCTGACCGGGCCGGTCGAAGCCGCCCTGCCCTTCAGGCTGACCACCGATCAGCGCCAGGTGCTGTCGGAAATTGCCGGCGACATGGCCGGACCGCTGCGGATGCTGCGGCTGCTGCAGGGCGATGTCGGCAGCGGCAAGACCGTGGTCGCCCTGCTGGCGATGGCGATCGCGGTCGAGGCCGGCGGACAGGCGGCCTTGATGGCGCCGACCGATGTTCTGGCCCGCCAGCATATGGAGACATTGACCCGGCTGGGGGCGCCGGCCGGGCTCCGCTTCGGCCTGCTGACCGGGCGCGAGCGCGCCAAGGCACGGCGCGAGGTTCTGGCGGCGCTGGAGGCGGGCGAGATCGACATTCTGGTCGGCACCCATGCCCTGTTTCAGGATGAGGTGGCATTCCGCGACCTGGCATTGGCGGTGATCGACGAACAGCACCGCTTCGGCGTGCATCAGCGGCTGCAATTGTCGTCGAAGGGCCGGGGTGTCGACACGCTGGTCATGACCGCGACGCCCATTCCCCGCACGCTGGCGTTGACCACCTATGGCGATATGGACGTCTCGCGGATCCTGTCGAAACCCGCCGGACGCAAGCCGATCAAGACCCGGGTGCTGCCGATCGACCGCATGGACGACGTCATCGACGGCGTGATCCGCACCATTGCCGGCGGCCACAAGGTCTATTGGGTGTGTCCGCTGGTCGACCAGTCGGAAAAGGCCGATCTATCGGCGGCGACCGCGCGGGCCGAGGAACTGACCGAGCGGCTGGGGCCGCGGGTCGGGCTGATCCACGGTCAGATGAAGGGGCCCGACAAGGACGCGGCCATCGCCCGCTTCCGGTCCACAACCGCCGACGACCGGACCGATGTGCTGGTCGCCACCACCGTGATCGAGGTCGGCGTCGACGTGCCGGACGCCACCGTCATCATCATCGAACATGCCGAGCGGTTCGGTCTGGCGCAGTTGCACCAGCTGCGCGGCCGGGTGGGACGTGGCGACGATCAGGCAAGCTGCCTGCTGCTCTATGCAAGCCCGCTGGGCGAGATCGCGCGTAAACGGCTGGAGGTGATGCGGGCGACCGAGGATGGTTTCGTGATCGCCGAAGAGGATCTGCGCCTGCGCGGCGGCGGCGACGCGCTGGGCACGAAGCAGAGTGGCGAGCCGGAAATGCGGCTCGCCGATCTTGATATCCACAGCGATCTGATCGAGATCGCCCAGGCGCAGGCCCGCCTGGAAATCGAACGCACCCCCGAACTCGATGGGCCGCGGGGGCAGGCCTTGCGGGTGCTGCTGTATCTGTTCGAACGCGATCAGGCGGTTCGCTATCTGCGGTCGGGCTGA
- a CDS encoding alpha/beta hydrolase family protein, translating into MRLRVRRRPALAGMLMAAAGLLAMISGAAADVGYAEALVTDPVTDAPAPVMIWYPTDAPAAPVRRGPFEMTVAVDAEPAAGRHGLVVFSHGSGGAPLAHHGTAEALAAAGWIVAAPMHPGDDVRNASGAGSAAVFVGRVRTLQAVIDRMLGDPRFAGHVDAGRIAAVGYSAGGAAVLALAGAPADAANAVAFCAAHGDEDTLCGRYGVRPDLVAEASRIGPVPADDRLDLVIALMPATSWFADDALAHLQIPVRIMTSQHDEMLPPPLHGERLAAGSDGAVPIEVMVGAGHFFPLGVLPDELAGSDVARDPAGLDRAAAIARLNSWLIRTLDDAIR; encoded by the coding sequence ATGAGATTGCGCGTGCGGCGGCGGCCGGCACTGGCCGGAATGCTGATGGCGGCGGCCGGCCTTCTGGCCATGATATCGGGGGCCGCGGCCGATGTCGGCTATGCCGAGGCGCTGGTGACCGATCCGGTGACTGACGCCCCGGCACCGGTCATGATCTGGTATCCGACCGATGCGCCGGCAGCCCCGGTCCGGCGTGGTCCGTTCGAGATGACGGTGGCGGTCGACGCGGAACCCGCGGCCGGCCGACATGGTCTGGTGGTGTTCTCGCACGGATCGGGCGGCGCACCTCTGGCGCATCATGGCACCGCCGAGGCACTGGCTGCGGCCGGTTGGATCGTGGCGGCGCCGATGCATCCGGGTGATGACGTGCGCAATGCCTCCGGCGCCGGCAGCGCGGCAGTATTTGTCGGCCGCGTCCGCACGTTGCAGGCGGTGATCGACCGGATGCTCGGCGATCCGCGCTTTGCTGGCCATGTCGATGCCGGTCGTATCGCTGCCGTGGGTTATTCGGCGGGTGGTGCGGCCGTGCTCGCTCTGGCTGGTGCCCCGGCCGATGCGGCCAATGCCGTCGCCTTCTGTGCCGCCCATGGCGACGAGGACACGTTGTGTGGCCGCTATGGCGTGCGGCCCGATCTGGTCGCCGAGGCCAGCCGCATCGGCCCGGTGCCGGCCGATGACCGGCTTGATCTGGTGATCGCGCTGATGCCGGCGACCAGTTGGTTCGCCGACGATGCGCTGGCGCATCTGCAGATCCCGGTGCGGATCATGACCAGCCAGCATGACGAGATGCTGCCGCCGCCGCTTCATGGCGAGCGACTGGCGGCGGGGTCGGATGGCGCCGTGCCGATCGAGGTGATGGTCGGCGCCGGACATTTCTTTCCGCTGGGCGTGCTGCCGGATGAACTGGCGGGATCGGATGTGGCCCGCGACCCGGCGGGGTTGGATCGCGCCGCCGCGATTGCCCGGTTGAATAGCTGGCTGATCCGGACGCTTGACGACGCCATACGCTGA
- the hemB gene encoding porphobilinogen synthase: protein MPSTSAALGRFPRTRMRRNRRTDWWRRLVAENRLSPDDLIWPFFVVDGSDVAEPVTSMPGVERLSIDRAVKAVREAHALGIPAVALFPSIQQALKTPDGREAANPDNLTCRAIRAIKDAVPDIGIIVDAALDPYTSHGQDGIVEDGRILNDPTVDMLCRQSLVQAGAGADVIAPSDMMDGRIGAIRDALDADGFDGCGIMAYAAKFASAFYGPFRDAVGSSGNLGAADKRTYQMNPANTDEALREVALDLAEGADMVMVKPGMPYLDVLQRVSAEFGVPTFAYQVSGEYAMLRAAIANGWLDGEKVVVESLLGFKRAGAAGVLTYFARDVAAKINR, encoded by the coding sequence GTGCCATCGACCAGCGCCGCCCTCGGGCGTTTTCCCCGCACCCGCATGCGCCGCAACCGCCGGACCGACTGGTGGCGTCGGCTGGTGGCCGAGAACCGGCTGTCGCCCGACGATCTGATCTGGCCGTTCTTCGTGGTCGACGGCAGCGACGTGGCCGAACCGGTGACATCGATGCCGGGTGTGGAGCGGTTGTCGATCGACCGTGCGGTCAAGGCGGTGCGCGAGGCCCACGCGCTGGGCATCCCGGCGGTGGCGCTGTTTCCATCCATCCAGCAGGCGCTGAAGACCCCCGACGGGCGTGAGGCCGCGAACCCCGACAATCTCACCTGCCGCGCCATCCGCGCGATCAAGGACGCCGTGCCCGATATCGGGATCATCGTCGACGCCGCCCTCGACCCCTATACCAGCCACGGCCAGGACGGCATCGTCGAGGATGGCCGCATCCTGAACGACCCCACCGTCGACATGCTGTGCCGGCAGTCGCTGGTGCAGGCCGGCGCCGGGGCCGACGTCATCGCCCCCTCGGATATGATGGATGGCCGGATCGGCGCGATCCGCGACGCGCTGGACGCCGATGGCTTCGACGGCTGCGGGATCATGGCCTATGCCGCCAAATTCGCCTCGGCCTTCTATGGTCCGTTCCGTGATGCGGTCGGGTCGTCGGGCAATCTGGGCGCCGCCGACAAGCGCACCTATCAGATGAACCCCGCCAACACCGACGAGGCCCTGCGCGAGGTGGCGCTGGATTTGGCCGAAGGCGCGGATATGGTGATGGTGAAGCCGGGCATGCCCTATCTGGACGTGCTTCAGCGGGTGTCGGCGGAATTCGGCGTCCCCACCTTCGCCTATCAGGTCAGCGGCGAATACGCCATGCTGCGTGCCGCCATTGCCAATGGCTGGCTCGACGGCGAAAAGGTGGTGGTCGAAAGCCTGCTTGGCTTCAAGCGCGCGGGCGCCGCCGGCGTGCTGACCTATTTCGCCCGCGACGTCGCCGCCAAGATCAACCGCTGA
- a CDS encoding succinate dehydrogenase assembly factor 2 produces the protein MAEDTDARRRRLRYQSWYRGCKETDILFGKFADVWLDRFDAASLDAFEALLNENDIDLYNWLSGREPVPADLAENPVMVLMMAFDFAAAPDRGMGQTRAAADLA, from the coding sequence ATGGCCGAAGACACCGACGCCCGCCGCCGCCGGCTGCGCTATCAGAGCTGGTATCGCGGTTGCAAGGAAACCGACATCCTGTTCGGCAAGTTTGCCGATGTCTGGCTCGACCGTTTCGACGCGGCCAGTCTGGATGCCTTCGAAGCGCTGCTGAACGAGAACGACATCGACCTGTACAACTGGCTGAGCGGCCGTGAGCCGGTGCCTGCGGATCTGGCTGAAAATCCGGTCATGGTGCTGATGATGGCCTTCGACTTCGCGGCGGCGCCTGATCGTGGGATGGGCCAGACCCGGGCTGCCGCGGACCTAGCCTGA
- a CDS encoding enoyl-CoA hydratase/isomerase family protein, with translation MSDAQILFDRSGAAGIVTLNRPKALNALTLPMIRLMAPQMQAWAGDDNVGVVVVRGAPRPDGRPAFCAGGDVRALWDEREDPTSTLAAEFFGEEYTLNREIFRFPKPYVSLIDGVVMGGGVGLSVHGRWRVATENTLFAMPETAIGMLPDVGGTYILPRLPGLSGTYLALSGARLKAADCLALGIATHFVPAAQLDALTAALTAIAPGAGADAAVEAVLGQFSDAGAAGTPGITQHLPVINACFAGDDMAGILNRLQTEGGEWGQAVARELAHKSPTSMVVALRQMRVGGNLSFEDCMTTEFRVATRIVRSHDFAEGIRSVLVDKDHSPKWSPERVQDVDPATIDALFAPLGKRDLTFA, from the coding sequence ATGAGCGACGCGCAGATCCTGTTCGACCGGTCCGGGGCGGCCGGAATCGTAACCCTGAACCGGCCCAAGGCTCTGAACGCGCTGACCCTGCCGATGATCCGCCTGATGGCACCGCAGATGCAGGCCTGGGCCGGCGATGACAATGTGGGCGTGGTCGTCGTCCGCGGTGCACCGCGCCCCGATGGCCGGCCGGCCTTCTGCGCCGGGGGCGATGTGCGGGCGCTTTGGGACGAGCGCGAGGATCCGACAAGCACCCTCGCCGCCGAATTCTTCGGCGAGGAATACACCCTGAACCGCGAGATCTTCCGGTTTCCGAAGCCCTATGTGTCGCTGATCGACGGCGTGGTGATGGGCGGCGGTGTCGGGCTGTCGGTGCATGGCCGCTGGCGCGTGGCGACCGAGAACACCCTGTTCGCCATGCCGGAAACCGCGATCGGCATGCTGCCGGATGTGGGCGGCACCTATATCCTGCCACGGCTCCCGGGCTTGTCCGGCACCTATCTGGCGCTGAGCGGCGCGCGATTGAAGGCGGCCGATTGTCTGGCACTGGGTATCGCCACCCATTTCGTGCCGGCGGCACAGCTGGATGCGCTGACCGCCGCCCTGACGGCGATTGCCCCCGGTGCCGGCGCCGATGCCGCGGTCGAAGCGGTGCTGGGACAGTTTTCCGATGCGGGTGCGGCGGGCACGCCCGGTATCACTCAGCATCTGCCGGTGATCAATGCCTGCTTCGCCGGTGACGATATGGCCGGCATCCTGAACAGGCTTCAGACCGAGGGCGGCGAATGGGGCCAGGCGGTCGCCAGGGAGCTGGCGCACAAATCACCGACCAGCATGGTCGTGGCCCTGCGTCAGATGCGCGTCGGTGGCAACCTGTCCTTCGAGGATTGCATGACCACCGAGTTCCGCGTGGCCACCCGCATCGTGCGCAGCCACGACTTTGCCGAGGGCATCCGCTCGGTGCTGGTCGACAAGGACCACAGCCCCAAATGGTCGCCGGAGCGGGTTCAGGACGTCGATCCCGCGACGATCGACGCGCTTTTTGCGCCGCTGGGCAAGCGCGATCTCACTTTTGCCTAA